The following DNA comes from Hordeum vulgare subsp. vulgare chromosome 3H, MorexV3_pseudomolecules_assembly, whole genome shotgun sequence.
ttaTTGGCATGTCGTCACCAtcatattcttgtaaaactagggagtcgatgttctcctccctctcttcatcaTCAGTGTCATCAAATATAGCACGGCTGCTAGGCTCCTCTGCATATTCATCTTCCACTGCCTGTTGACTGACtctatctaccagttcagggaatagaatctcatcctcatcatcatgtcgagGCACTTCCTCGTCAGGCTCCGCATCTACTTCTACATCAGGTGCAGAAGGGAGAGAAGTGGCAGAATTAGCGGCAGCCAACATGTTGTGGCTTTCAGAACCACTAGGTTTACTTGGTCTCGACCTATAAGTAGTGCGAGGATGCTCGCTATTAGCAGAGACAAATGATGTCTGAACACCCTTCGGGATACGTTATTTGTGTGCCTGAAGCACACCGATATGGATTTTATCGAAACGGCTGTTAGCATTCAAACTAAATAGCAATCCCAGATGCTCATCACAAGTTAATGGGAGAAATCTTTGCTCGGTACTGTCGAAATATCTCAGTTCAACAGCATCGACAGGGCTCCACGGATACTCACAACATAGTGCCTTGCGGAAATCTCTGAACGAAACGGTGGTTTCTACCACTTTAGgataaaaaaaatccagaaatcgCATACGGTTTAGTTCCACGCAGCTCGTTAGTTACCATTCTAACCGTCAGCCGAAAAGCAAGTGTAGGATCAACCCTATTCGTTTGAAATAAGATAAAGGGCGCGGTTAGGCCTAAATTTTCAGATAAATTGCGCTGATTCACGCCAACGGTGGTCAAATATAGCCTAGTTTATGGATCTTCTAATCAATTTGAGAGGAAAACGATGCTTACCCAGGTggaatccatgaattatcagccTCTGATTCGACAGAATCATCTCCACGGTCGATGGGCTGGACGGGGTGCCCCCCGACATCGCTTCCtaatcctagatggggagagggtagatgcggcggaggcggcacgacggcggcggagggggcggcgcagaaGCGGCTAGATCTGATTCAGGTGAGTGTCAGTTTCGCGACCCCACTAGTTACCACCTAACGGTCAAAATGTGTACTCCGCCCTATGCGGCCTCACTAGTCGGAGTTAACGGTCAATTCATTGACTCGAGTTAACGGTCAATTCATTGACTCGACAACGTCCGCTGTGACAGGTTTCGAACAAGAGAGTGGGGGAAAATGAGCAAAAGTTAAAAACGTGGGATGAATGAGTACAACTAACGAACCAGGGACGCAGAAATAAAAATGATGTTTGATATAGGTGAAATAAAAATGATGTTTGATATAGGTGAAATTTCATGACCAAACTTTGTAAGGCCATAGAACATTGGTTAAAGTTTGATATAGGTGCAATTTCATGACCAAACTTTGTAAGCCCATAGAACATTGGTTGAAGTTTGCCATAGGTGCAAAAACATCACGTCCCATCaattatttcttttttgtttctcaaTGTGTATATCTAGTTTGGATCCGATTTTTTTAGGGTTTGTAGACACAGAtgttatgaatatccatgattttttgattttttttttgaaatatttaaatATGGATGTTTCAAATTGGTATCATGGGAGCATCGAAGTTCCCACGTGGTGGTTTTCCGTAAATACTTCTGTAAACAAGTACTAGTGGTAGACGTAGAATCATACAGTACTAGGCAGCAAGTCGATATAGTTGGAAATACAGGATGGCGTCGCCCTAAGCCAATGCTTCTCCTCTACAAGCTGCCATGGCACGCCCTCTCATATTATTCGTTACCGCGGTGCACTGCAAAATCACACTAGTTGCCGCCGCTGACAAGAGCGTCCTTGTAAGAGCcctccggcggcggcgggacGGGTGGCGCCCTCGGCTCGTGCCGCGGCGCCCCAACATTGCCTCCGTGCTTCCCCCTCCGGCCCTCCTCCAGGATGAGCGGCACCTTGCCCTCCCTCTCCCTGTTGAGCCGCTCCTGCGCGCCGCCGCGCAGCTTCTCGAGCCCCCGCCcgcccatctgctgcttcttgaaCACCTTGAGCAGGTTCAGCAGCCCTCCGGCGAGGAACAGCAAGCTCCCGAACAGGCAGTACCACGCCCAGCTCCTCCCCTGCATCCAGAGCAGAGCGTTTCATCACTGTGTGTGCCAGTCACTACAACGCTAAATTGGCCCGGCCATGCCGCATGTTCTTGAGGTGAATGAACCTCGAGTGTTCATTTGGTTACCTACCAGTAGGGCGGAGCTGTGGGAGGAGTGGCCGTGGACGTCGTTCCGGTTGACGacgccgccgatgaagaagaggGTGCTGCCGAGCAGAAACGGGATGTGCACGCTCTTCTGCAGGATCTGGACGTGCCCGTTGGCTCGCTCGTAGACTTGGCACATGTTGTGTATGGACCCGAGGCACCAGAGCGCCGGCCCGGCGATGAGCAGGTTCAGGCCGTGCTTCTCCAGGCCGCGCCGGCGTCCTCTCTCCATCTGCGACGTTCGTTCCATGGATTCAGTCATTCAGATAAAACAGAACATCATCCAACTCCAGTCTGAACTTGTTGGTACTGGCACTTGTTTGGATGGATGAACTCCCAACTCTGTTCATTGAGAGGAGAACAAGAACCCATACCTGGATTTCGAACAAGATGAGCGCGACCAAGGTGAGCGCGGCGCCGGCGAGCTGCACGGCGGGGGCGGCGAGCTCGACGAGCACGAACTGGGTGTCGAGCCCGGCCAGCCCAAGGTtgtaatcgacgccggcgacgtgcGCCAGCAGGTCGTGCGCGTTCACCGCCAGCACGCCCAGCAGCCCGACGACGGCCACCGCGAGGCCGGCCTTGGTGGACACCGCCCACGGCCACAGCTGCGCCAGGAAGccaacgacgaggaggacggcggcgaagACGTACACCCCGGCGTTGATGTACTCCCACCGCCGGTTGCGCGACGTCTCGCCGCCGGCCGCGCCGAGGCTGTACGCGCGGCAGTCCCGCGCCGTCGCTAGCTTCACCATGGCTGCTAGGCGGAGATTATTCTAGTTCTAGCTAGCTTCCTGCTGGCTGCGGTGGAGGAGTTGAAGTGGTGGTCGGCGGACACGGCGATCTGGACTGTGGAGCGAGGACGGCGGAAAGGCGCTATGTGTAAGCTCGGGCGGGGGTCCATGGCCGATACGTGGCGTGCTGCATGCTGCGCCATGTAAGGCAGGCGCGAGTCGGGCTCTGATTCGTCACGCGCGGCGCCGGCGAGTAAACTATGGTAGGAAAGGAAACGAGTGTGCTTCTGGACTACACGAGACAGACGCCACTTCTCACATGAGTCAAACCACGTGGGCACGATCTCACAGATTAGCATGGGGCCCAACTTGCAAAGTTTTCGAAGGCATGGAAGAGGCGATGCGTTGCTGCAACTGTTGTTTCTTCCAGCAAATTCCTGCAGCAACTTTCTAGATTGAGTGCAGTTTGCTTGTTCTGAAGTGAAATCCTGTGAAATCATTCTACGAATCGCAGCACAAAACAGGTTCATAAAAGTTGCAGCACATAATTAAGTATATTTGGTTGGGCACATCATTTTCAAATGTCTTGGTGATTGGCCAGGCGTAGTAATACTAGCGGTGGATCTTTGGGAGTTTCAGTTCTCAACTGTGAAGTTGCGCACCAAATCAGTCCTCATAAGTTTGGACCACACGATCCAGACATTTTGAAGGCATCTTCAACAAGATCACCAAATGGTAGGGATGTTTTTAAGGACAGTACTGCGCGTCGCGCCGGCGCGAACGCATGCGTCGGTCGCCGCGCGATCGTCAAATCTACAAGTCGTACCGTTAGATCCTTCCATGCAGCATTTTTTTTCGATGCAGTAAATTTCGACACGATGCAacaattttcgtcaacggttgcaacaaaaaaataattatagcaaaaaaaatatctacgtgatcataGCAAAAAAAACCGAAGTTGATGATGTGTGgttacaaaacaaaataagggttgtagcaaaacaatccagtgagctcgggttgcaactctaacgaacgtgtatgcaacttttttaatgaacgATTACAGCAAAAATGGATACTcggtgtagcaaaaattaacaaggttgtagcaaaagtcaaacgccggatgtagcaaaaattcaacgaactcgagttgcaaccaagtATGGATGTAGCTTTTTTGAATGAACAAATTATAGCAAAATGACAAACATTTGTATCAAATTTACACATTGTTGCAACAAATCTAACAAAAAAATGTTACATACCCCTAACCAGCGAGCCGTGCATGCCGCGCGTGACCGGCCGAACGATTCGGCGGGGCGCAGGCTCGAAGCGTTTACCTATTTTTAAGCCTTCAACGTGGCTTACAAAATTTGTTCAGACGTTCGAAAATAAAACTAAAGCATCTATAGCCGGACCGAACAGAGCATTCGATCACTAACCGTACACGAAATTTTGATTCAACAAAACAACCTCACACACCAGCCATATCCTTCATGTTCAGTCCAAATAGGGACACACATGAGAAGCCCAAGCACGCCCGGGCACGTCCTTCACATCGGACCCGAGAGCATATGACCCCGTCGCAAATTGCATCAAATCCATCCGACAGAACTATCAAATCCATTTGCTATTTcctctcttctttctcctccgcgCCGTCCGTTTCGTAGCTCTACCGTCGGCGCGCCCCGACGTCGTTTCTATCCACAACCAGAAAAAGGCCTAGTAGTAGTGTGGTTTTTTCCCCTATGAGTAGTGCGGCCCCATGTATTGGGTTCAATACTAGGTGCATcgtatgcaagttttaaaaaatcctacgcagaacatccaagaacatgcgaCATAGATGGAACACAGATCGTTATCACTAGAAGTGCAGTGCCGTGCAGCACAAGTAGTTGGGGCAGCGTGTCCGCGAGGTTCGTCTCCTCCTCGTCCAATCTCCCTCGAACAGCCGGTTGACGGATCGCACATACATATTCGTCGTAGCAGCGCAAGTGCACGCCTCTAATGGTATCCTCGTGTGCAGGAGAAACACCGTGCGGCGGACTACTAGGTCTGATTACACAGTCGGCGATGAGTGAAGATGGCTAGTTGTAATAATACATGCAAAGCCCTAATAGCGGTGTCGAAGTGATCAGGTGAAtacttatgcatataggcatccgtCGCGGCTCATCTCTTGAGCCTCGCACGGATCCTAAAGCCCACAAATAGTCCCTTCCCTTAAACACGCGACTCCTTAGATTTTTGCTCATTTAGTCGCGAGCCAGATCACATCTGGCCCGACTAGTTGGTAGCGGCCTCTAGCAAATCGTGCCGACTTCAAATGTCGTTGTGCTCAAGGCGATATGGTCATCCTTGTAGCAGCACGGCCTCTTTCTCGCTCCGATGAATCCGATCAACACttcagattatctcataatcctcatcgtatGACCATGTTTGTCCAGGTCAGATCACTCGAGGGGcctagagtatatctctcctaatTCCCAGGGCCTCCCGATTCCGAGTTCTTCGACCACCACAAGACCGGTCTCGAGGAGGCAAAACGACAGGAGGGAAATCGGAGGGGCATGACGGCGCAAGGGGGCCCATCGACGTTGATGCCATTGAGGCGAAGGAGGCGGGTGCCTGTAGCGGAGGTGCTCGCCTTATGTTGCTGTTGTGCGCTTGTCCGTGCTTGTGTTGTGCGTTGGGTGCGTTCATCATCCATGCGTGTTCGTGGCATGTCTACTAGATGGACGGGCGACCCAAACAAACAAAATCCATGTCCGTTTGGGTCACTGCGTTGGAGTTGTTCGGGGTTCTGCCTAAACTTAACTCCTACCCAAATGATAtggaaataaaactaggggcattTTGTTAAAATATCAAGGAAAGAATCATCACATAGTTTTTTTTCAGCCATTTCAGTA
Coding sequences within:
- the LOC123439591 gene encoding uncharacterized protein LOC123439591, coding for MVKLATARDCRAYSLGAAGGETSRNRRWEYINAGVYVFAAVLLVVGFLAQLWPWAVSTKAGLAVAVVGLLGVLAVNAHDLLAHVAGVDYNLGLAGLDTQFVLVELAAPAVQLAGAALTLVALILFEIQMERGRRRGLEKHGLNLLIAGPALWCLGSIHNMCQVYERANGHVQILQKSVHIPFLLGSTLFFIGGVVNRNDVHGHSSHSSALLGRSWAWYCLFGSLLFLAGGLLNLLKVFKKQQMGGRGLEKLRGGAQERLNREREGKVPLILEEGRRGKHGGNVGAPRHEPRAPPVPPPPEGSYKDALVSGGN